A genome region from Streptomyces pratensis includes the following:
- a CDS encoding TetR/AcrR family transcriptional regulator, giving the protein MVTAGAALADEVGLANLTMGLLAERVGVRTPSLYKHVGGLDDLTRRIAELALGEAAEAVGVAVQGRAGRDALAAAARSFRAFVVEHPGRYAATLGQEPSGPDDPLATAGRRLLDAFMAVLRGYEIADSDVDHALRTLRSLFHGFATLQAGGGFQWSADIDESLEWLIEFADRGLRAS; this is encoded by the coding sequence GTGGTCACCGCCGGTGCCGCCCTCGCCGACGAGGTGGGCCTCGCCAATCTGACGATGGGTCTGCTGGCGGAGCGGGTGGGGGTGCGCACCCCGTCCCTGTACAAGCACGTGGGTGGCCTGGACGATCTCACCCGGCGGATCGCGGAGCTGGCGTTGGGTGAGGCCGCGGAGGCCGTCGGCGTAGCGGTGCAGGGGCGTGCTGGCCGCGATGCCCTGGCGGCAGCCGCGCGCTCCTTCCGCGCCTTCGTCGTGGAGCACCCCGGCCGTTACGCCGCCACGCTCGGCCAGGAGCCTTCCGGACCGGACGATCCTCTGGCCACGGCGGGCCGGCGGCTGCTCGACGCGTTCATGGCGGTCCTGCGCGGCTACGAGATCGCCGATTCCGACGTCGATCACGCTCTGCGCACGCTCCGCAGCCTCTTCCACGGGTTCGCCACGCTGCAGGCGGGCGGTGGCTTCCAGTGGAGCGCCGACATCGACGAGAGCCTCGAATGGCTCATCGAGTTCGCCGACCGGGGCCTGCGCGCGTCCTGA
- a CDS encoding helix-turn-helix transcriptional regulator: MSSSEDSALEALVVLGDPVRRGLYRHVTATPGEVGRDAAAEAAGISRSLAAFHLDKLVEAGLLEVCFRRLSGRSGPGAGRPSKMYRRAEGEHAVSVPPRSYDTVSRLLAEVVERAGLDGELQAAARAAGESEGSTSDGATDPVEALRARGYEPFRDGGKVRLNNCPFHALADQFPALVCGMNLAGIEGLLAALPDGEGWNASMDPLPQGCCVALETTEEI; the protein is encoded by the coding sequence GTGAGCAGCAGTGAGGATTCCGCCCTCGAGGCGTTGGTCGTACTGGGTGATCCGGTGCGGCGCGGACTCTATCGGCACGTCACCGCGACACCGGGCGAGGTGGGGCGGGACGCGGCGGCAGAGGCAGCCGGGATCTCCCGGTCACTGGCCGCGTTCCACCTGGACAAGCTGGTCGAGGCCGGGCTGCTCGAGGTGTGTTTCCGGCGGCTCTCGGGGCGCAGCGGGCCGGGCGCCGGGCGGCCCTCGAAGATGTACAGGCGCGCCGAAGGCGAACACGCGGTGTCCGTGCCGCCCCGCTCCTACGACACGGTGAGCCGGCTGCTCGCCGAGGTGGTGGAGCGTGCCGGGCTCGACGGGGAACTGCAGGCGGCGGCAAGGGCGGCCGGGGAGTCCGAGGGGAGCACCTCGGACGGCGCGACCGATCCGGTCGAGGCCCTGCGGGCACGCGGCTACGAGCCGTTCCGGGACGGCGGGAAAGTGCGGCTGAACAACTGCCCGTTCCACGCGTTGGCGGATCAGTTCCCCGCCCTGGTCTGCGGGATGAACCTGGCCGGGATCGAGGGCCTGCTCGCCGCACTGCCGGACGGTGAGGGCTGGAATGCGTCGATGGATCCCCTTCCGCAAGGGTGCTGCGTCGCCCTCGAGACCACCGAGGAAATCTAA
- a CDS encoding DUF402 domain-containing protein, producing the protein MTVRGRSAGTGAEAGQILRWNLFIGGHLSSSVPVRLVDRTDEGQMLWLETGTPMWRTKLPRRAHLRDIAPEDRPAHGYAAKAGRWRMGSALIHQPAGAAHAVFWFFGRKQEFGGWYVNLEHRTHHGEDIDVTDHELDLTVAADRSWRWKDERSFAEKTGHPAYWSTPEAAAIRAEGSRVSRLAESGAFPFDGSWCDFKPPSRWTTPPRGPAPVRTVLRPPTPRGLPRPRPDDASA; encoded by the coding sequence ATGACGGTGCGCGGGCGCAGTGCCGGGACCGGGGCGGAGGCAGGGCAGATCCTCCGCTGGAACCTCTTCATCGGCGGCCACCTGAGCTCCTCGGTACCCGTACGTCTGGTCGACCGCACGGACGAGGGCCAGATGCTGTGGCTGGAGACCGGCACCCCGATGTGGCGTACGAAGCTGCCCCGCCGCGCCCACCTCAGGGACATCGCACCCGAGGACCGCCCCGCCCACGGCTACGCGGCGAAGGCCGGCCGGTGGCGCATGGGCAGCGCACTCATCCACCAGCCGGCCGGAGCCGCGCACGCGGTGTTCTGGTTCTTCGGGCGGAAGCAGGAGTTCGGAGGCTGGTACGTGAACCTGGAGCACCGGACCCACCACGGCGAGGACATCGACGTAACCGATCACGAGCTGGACCTCACCGTGGCGGCGGACCGCAGCTGGAGATGGAAGGACGAGCGGTCGTTCGCCGAGAAGACCGGACACCCCGCCTACTGGTCCACGCCGGAGGCGGCGGCGATCCGCGCCGAGGGCTCACGGGTGTCCCGTCTCGCCGAGTCCGGTGCTTTCCCCTTCGACGGCTCCTGGTGCGACTTCAAGCCACCGTCCCGCTGGACGACACCACCGCGAGGCCCCGCACCCGTACGCACAGTGCTCCGACCCCCGACACCGCGCGGCCTTCCCCGCCCGCGCCCTGACGACGCGTCGGCCTGA
- a CDS encoding alpha/beta fold hydrolase, with translation MSEYLAVDGGTIAYEVVGSGPLIVLAHGMGDSRAAYREVVPPLVAAGYRVAAVDLRGCGESSVGWSDWSRLAVAGDLIAVIRHLGGPAVIVGHSASGGAATIAAAQEPSLVTGVVELAPFTRKQSITFGDLKVKRFRQGMLRLLGAGLFGSVPMWRSYLEVAYPGVKPAGWSERIGRIESLLREPGRMKAMQGMGRSAPVDAGAQLGNVRCPVLVVMGTLDPDWADPHGEGSAIVDALPSGLGRLEMIEGAGHYPHDQFPDQVVSLVLAFLRSDATRA, from the coding sequence GTGTCCGAGTACCTTGCCGTCGACGGTGGAACGATCGCGTACGAGGTCGTGGGGTCCGGCCCGCTGATCGTTCTCGCGCACGGCATGGGGGACAGTCGTGCCGCGTACCGCGAGGTGGTTCCGCCGCTGGTGGCGGCCGGCTACCGGGTCGCCGCAGTCGATCTGCGGGGCTGCGGCGAGTCCAGCGTCGGCTGGTCGGACTGGAGCCGCCTCGCCGTCGCCGGCGACCTGATCGCTGTGATCAGGCACTTGGGTGGCCCGGCCGTGATCGTCGGCCACTCGGCCTCCGGCGGCGCCGCCACCATCGCGGCGGCCCAGGAGCCCTCGCTGGTCACCGGGGTCGTCGAGTTGGCGCCGTTCACCCGCAAGCAGTCGATCACCTTCGGTGATCTGAAGGTGAAGCGCTTCAGGCAGGGCATGCTGCGGCTGCTCGGCGCAGGGCTGTTCGGCAGCGTGCCCATGTGGCGCTCGTACCTGGAGGTGGCCTACCCCGGTGTGAAGCCGGCCGGCTGGTCCGAGCGGATCGGCCGCATCGAGTCCCTGCTGCGTGAGCCGGGCCGGATGAAGGCCATGCAGGGCATGGGCCGCAGTGCCCCGGTCGACGCCGGCGCACAGCTCGGCAATGTCCGCTGCCCCGTCCTGGTCGTGATGGGCACGCTCGACCCGGACTGGGCGGACCCGCACGGCGAAGGTTCCGCGATCGTCGACGCCCTGCCGTCCGGCCTCGGCCGCCTCGAGATGATCGAGGGCGCCGGGCACTACCCGCACGACCAGTTCCCCGACCAGGTGGTCTCGCTCGTTCTCGCCTTCCTCCGGTCGGACGCCACCCGTGCCTAG
- a CDS encoding DUF397 domain-containing protein, whose amino-acid sequence MADHAAALTWIRAAPEDAEGPGPWIEIAFGPGDLVYLRETGDPGTVVTTTAQKWEAFTRGVVAGEFDHFAGTEATGSDT is encoded by the coding sequence GTGGCTGATCACGCCGCCGCCCTCACCTGGATCCGCGCCGCCCCCGAGGACGCCGAAGGGCCCGGCCCCTGGATCGAGATCGCGTTCGGCCCCGGGGATCTCGTGTACCTGCGCGAGACCGGCGATCCCGGGACGGTGGTGACCACCACGGCGCAGAAGTGGGAGGCGTTCACCAGAGGTGTCGTGGCCGGGGAGTTCGACCACTTCGCCGGGACCGAAGCCACCGGGTCGGACACCTGA
- a CDS encoding polysaccharide lyase family 8 super-sandwich domain-containing protein codes for MELSRRSALSVIPAATLWAVSQALRAEADPRHGRAPAPRSSARAGSSEDRATLLRNTVAVFAGTATSNARPEVAPKLASLRATAQSRLAAMDGAGQDELFAGLPLGTSDPNLSTSYQYLYEIALATCLPGPGTSGPGDDAAVRRQVVDGLVRLHDDWFGDQSKGYYGNWFHWEIGIPAYVTKTLVLLRDEVAAYRPELTATYVASMDAYLRNGEAGDVDLDSRFHTGANLADITTNRILQGALLADEARITKALADQLTVFSTIDPYRPRHGVTDGFYSDGSFVQHASVAYTGSYGKGLLTRIVQTIKILDGTGYVPDDSLVGVVQGWVADGFAPLIFEGWMMEIVKGRAVSRTGTGYADVTAVVEAVVDLSAHTAGDDAEALEGYVKHVRQTSKAGLDTTSFVSPVSIARYADILNSPAPARDLGPAASHAAFNAMDRTVHRRPGYAFALARSSARISMYEYMSGENLMPWFQGTGAHYLYLSGADQRQAFGIDYFTTVDPRRLAGVTAPVETRRTVPELYGTLWYDNPTRGFTSSSESQNTYVYFPRATHGFSGGARLGAYGLAGLVQSDDAAYTAQRAGTLPEDFVAYRAAGATRSWFMFDDEILVLSAGVTGLGGRAVTTTVDSRIAAPSSPITLTGGLRDGTPWQRAGSSPPAWLRYADEAQRTAVGYVFLSGPPVVVALDTVTRSRRLVRLANADTAVTKQVLTLSYEQAAGERPASMAHALVPNASAQQLAAYAHGPLSVLSNTVRLQAAEHTGLGITAANAFTPGRHRAGRLTIDGPASIMLRRTSDGTYSIAVSDPTTARSSVSVTLHGRPLRRVSADSGVRVRRVPGGTRVDVTTHHAYGRSFTATLRERP; via the coding sequence GTGGAGCTCTCGCGTCGTTCCGCACTGTCCGTCATACCCGCGGCCACGCTCTGGGCGGTGTCCCAGGCACTGCGGGCGGAGGCGGATCCCCGGCACGGCCGGGCTCCCGCTCCGCGCTCCTCGGCCCGCGCGGGATCCTCGGAGGACCGGGCCACCCTCCTGCGCAACACCGTCGCGGTCTTCGCCGGCACGGCCACGTCGAACGCCCGCCCCGAGGTCGCCCCGAAGCTCGCCTCCCTGCGGGCGACGGCACAGTCACGGCTCGCCGCCATGGACGGCGCGGGACAGGACGAGCTCTTCGCGGGCCTACCGCTCGGCACGAGCGACCCCAACCTGAGCACCTCGTACCAGTACCTGTACGAGATCGCCCTGGCCACCTGCCTCCCCGGCCCCGGCACCTCCGGCCCGGGGGACGACGCGGCGGTCCGGCGCCAGGTCGTCGACGGTCTGGTCCGGCTCCACGACGACTGGTTCGGTGACCAGTCGAAGGGCTACTACGGCAACTGGTTCCACTGGGAGATCGGGATCCCGGCCTACGTGACGAAGACCCTGGTGCTCCTCAGGGACGAAGTGGCGGCGTACCGGCCGGAGCTCACAGCCACGTACGTCGCGTCCATGGACGCCTACCTCCGCAACGGCGAGGCCGGTGACGTCGATCTCGACTCGCGCTTCCACACCGGCGCCAACCTCGCCGACATCACGACGAACCGGATCCTCCAGGGCGCCCTGCTCGCCGACGAGGCCCGCATCACCAAAGCCCTCGCCGACCAGCTGACCGTCTTCTCGACGATCGACCCCTACCGGCCGCGCCACGGCGTCACCGACGGTTTCTACTCCGACGGTTCCTTCGTCCAGCACGCCTCCGTCGCGTACACGGGCTCCTACGGCAAGGGGCTGCTCACCCGGATCGTCCAGACGATCAAGATCCTCGACGGCACCGGCTACGTGCCCGACGACAGCCTGGTCGGCGTCGTCCAGGGCTGGGTGGCCGACGGCTTCGCCCCGCTGATCTTCGAGGGCTGGATGATGGAGATCGTCAAGGGACGGGCGGTCTCACGGACCGGCACCGGGTACGCGGATGTCACCGCCGTCGTGGAAGCCGTCGTCGACCTGTCCGCGCACACCGCCGGCGACGACGCCGAGGCCCTCGAGGGATACGTCAAACACGTCCGGCAGACCTCGAAGGCGGGCCTCGACACCACGTCCTTCGTCTCCCCCGTCAGCATCGCCCGCTACGCGGACATCCTGAACTCACCGGCGCCCGCGAGGGACCTCGGCCCCGCCGCCTCCCACGCCGCCTTCAACGCCATGGACCGGACCGTCCACCGCCGGCCCGGCTACGCGTTCGCCCTCGCCCGCAGCTCGGCGCGCATCAGCATGTACGAGTACATGAGCGGCGAGAACCTGATGCCGTGGTTCCAGGGGACCGGCGCCCACTACCTCTACCTCTCCGGCGCGGACCAGCGGCAGGCGTTCGGCATCGACTACTTCACCACCGTCGACCCCCGCCGCCTCGCGGGTGTCACCGCTCCCGTCGAGACGCGGCGCACCGTCCCCGAGCTCTACGGCACCCTCTGGTACGACAACCCCACGCGCGGCTTCACGTCGTCCTCCGAGTCGCAGAACACGTACGTCTACTTCCCTCGCGCCACCCACGGCTTCTCCGGCGGCGCCCGCCTCGGCGCCTACGGGCTGGCCGGTCTCGTACAGTCCGACGACGCCGCGTACACCGCGCAGCGGGCCGGCACGCTGCCCGAGGACTTCGTCGCCTACCGGGCCGCGGGCGCCACCAGGTCGTGGTTCATGTTCGACGACGAGATCCTCGTGCTCTCGGCCGGCGTCACCGGCCTGGGCGGCCGCGCGGTGACCACGACCGTCGACAGCCGCATCGCCGCCCCCTCCTCACCCATCACCCTCACCGGCGGCCTCCGCGACGGCACACCCTGGCAGAGGGCGGGGTCCTCACCCCCGGCCTGGCTGCGGTACGCCGACGAAGCGCAGAGGACCGCGGTCGGGTACGTCTTCCTGTCGGGCCCGCCGGTGGTCGTCGCACTCGACACGGTGACGCGCAGCCGGCGTCTCGTGCGTCTCGCCAACGCGGACACCGCGGTAACCAAGCAGGTCCTCACCCTTTCCTACGAGCAGGCTGCCGGAGAACGGCCGGCCTCCATGGCCCACGCCCTCGTCCCGAACGCCTCGGCACAGCAGTTGGCGGCCTACGCCCACGGCCCGCTCTCCGTGCTGTCCAACACGGTCCGCCTGCAGGCCGCGGAACACACCGGCCTGGGCATCACCGCCGCCAATGCCTTCACTCCGGGGAGGCACCGGGCCGGACGCCTCACGATCGACGGTCCGGCTTCGATCATGCTGCGCCGGACCTCGGACGGCACGTACTCCATCGCGGTGTCCGACCCCACGACGGCGCGGAGCTCCGTATCCGTCACCCTCCACGGCAGGCCACTGCGGCGCGTCTCGGCCGATTCCGGAGTACGCGTCCGCCGCGTACCCGGCGGCACCCGCGTCGACGTCACGACCCACCACGCCTACGGCCGCAGCTTCACGGCGACGCTGCGCGAGCGCCCCTGA
- a CDS encoding DUF397 domain-containing protein gives MTTPDWQKSSYCAQGEACIHVAADQDSVAVTESSDPSGAILRASPAAWAALVRTVKETQDRG, from the coding sequence ATGACCACGCCCGACTGGCAGAAATCCTCCTACTGCGCGCAAGGCGAGGCCTGTATACACGTCGCCGCCGACCAGGACTCCGTAGCAGTCACCGAGAGCAGCGACCCCAGCGGCGCGATACTCCGGGCCAGCCCGGCAGCCTGGGCGGCCCTCGTCCGCACCGTCAAGGAGACCCAGGACCGTGGCTGA
- a CDS encoding ATP-binding cassette domain-containing protein, protein MTTSATAPADGHHVIQVRGARENNLTDVSLDIPKRRLTVFTGVSGSGKSSLVFGTIAAESQRLINETYTAFVQSFMPSLGRPDVDALHNLSAAIVVDQERMGANSRSTVGTATDAYTMLRIVFSRLGTPHIGTSGAFSFNLPEGMCPRCEGVGEISEIDVDQLVDREKSMNEGAITVPNFAVDSWYWQVMARSGFYDPDKKLKDFTEQEWADFLHKPQTKVKVDSNNLTYEGLVQKVQRTMLSKDREAMQPHIRAFVDRAVVFRECSDCGGTRLTAAALSSKIDGVNIAECAAMQISDLAAFVRRIDDPAVAPLLAGLRDLLDSLVEIGLGYLSLDRPAGTLSGGEAQRVKMVRHLGSSLTDVTYVFDEPTIGLHPHDIRRMNDLLLRLRDKGNTVLVVEHKPEVIAMADHVVDLGPGAGKDGGRICFSGDVAGLRASGTLTGRHLEHRARLRDEVRKPTGQLSIEGADLHNLQDVSVDIPLGVLTVVTGVAGSGKSSLIHGSLPPGQGVVVADQTPIRGSRRSNPATYTGLLSPIRTAFAKANGVKAALFSANSEGACPKCNGLGLVYTDLAMMAGVASVCEECQGKRFTPEVLTYTLHGRNISEVLGMSVAEAYDFFTSGQARAILGRLRDVGLGYLRLGQPLNTLSGGERQRLKLAIHMAEKAATYVLDEPTTGLHMADVDQLLALLDRLVDAGNTVIVIEHHQAVMAHADWIVDLGPGAGHDGGRVVFEGTPADLVADGGTLTARHLREYVGG, encoded by the coding sequence ATGACGACTTCTGCGACGGCTCCGGCCGACGGTCACCATGTCATCCAGGTCCGAGGCGCGCGCGAGAACAACCTCACCGACGTGTCGCTCGACATTCCCAAGCGTCGGCTGACCGTGTTCACGGGAGTTTCGGGGTCGGGGAAGTCCTCGCTGGTCTTCGGCACCATCGCAGCCGAGTCCCAGCGCTTGATCAACGAGACCTACACCGCCTTCGTCCAGTCGTTCATGCCGAGCCTGGGCCGCCCGGACGTGGACGCGCTGCACAATCTGAGCGCCGCGATAGTGGTCGACCAGGAGCGGATGGGAGCCAATTCGCGCTCGACCGTCGGCACCGCCACCGATGCGTACACGATGCTGCGGATCGTCTTCTCGCGTCTCGGCACACCTCACATCGGGACGTCGGGCGCCTTCAGTTTCAATCTGCCCGAGGGCATGTGCCCACGGTGCGAGGGCGTCGGCGAGATCTCGGAGATCGACGTCGACCAGCTGGTCGACCGGGAGAAGTCGATGAACGAGGGCGCTATCACCGTGCCCAACTTCGCGGTGGACTCCTGGTACTGGCAGGTCATGGCCCGGTCCGGTTTCTACGACCCGGACAAGAAGCTCAAGGACTTCACGGAGCAGGAGTGGGCCGACTTCCTCCACAAGCCGCAGACCAAGGTGAAGGTGGACAGCAACAACCTCACCTACGAGGGGCTCGTGCAGAAGGTCCAGCGGACCATGCTCAGCAAGGACCGCGAAGCCATGCAGCCCCACATCCGCGCGTTCGTGGACCGGGCCGTGGTCTTCCGTGAGTGTTCCGACTGCGGAGGGACCCGGCTGACGGCCGCCGCTCTGTCGTCGAAGATCGACGGGGTGAACATCGCGGAGTGCGCCGCCATGCAGATCAGCGACCTCGCCGCGTTCGTACGGCGTATCGACGACCCCGCTGTGGCACCGCTGCTGGCCGGCTTGCGGGACCTGCTGGACTCCCTCGTCGAGATCGGCCTCGGCTACCTCAGCCTGGACCGGCCCGCCGGCACGCTCTCGGGCGGTGAGGCGCAGCGGGTGAAGATGGTGCGGCATCTCGGTTCCAGCCTGACGGATGTCACGTACGTCTTCGACGAGCCGACCATCGGGCTCCACCCCCACGACATCCGGCGGATGAACGACCTGCTGCTGCGCCTGCGCGACAAGGGGAACACCGTGCTCGTCGTCGAGCACAAGCCCGAGGTGATCGCGATGGCGGACCACGTAGTCGACCTCGGGCCGGGTGCGGGGAAGGACGGCGGGCGCATCTGCTTCAGCGGGGACGTCGCCGGGCTGCGGGCCTCCGGCACCCTGACCGGTCGCCACCTCGAGCACCGGGCGCGGCTGCGGGACGAGGTGCGGAAGCCGACCGGGCAGCTGTCCATCGAGGGCGCCGATCTGCACAACCTCCAGGACGTGAGCGTCGACATCCCGCTGGGCGTCCTCACCGTCGTCACCGGGGTGGCGGGGTCGGGCAAGAGCTCGCTGATCCACGGCAGCCTGCCCCCGGGACAGGGCGTGGTGGTCGCCGACCAGACACCCATCCGTGGCTCGCGACGCTCGAACCCTGCGACGTACACCGGTCTGCTCAGCCCGATCCGCACGGCGTTCGCCAAGGCCAACGGCGTGAAGGCGGCCCTCTTCAGCGCCAACTCGGAGGGCGCCTGCCCCAAGTGCAACGGCCTCGGGCTCGTCTACACCGACCTCGCCATGATGGCCGGGGTCGCATCGGTGTGCGAGGAGTGCCAGGGGAAGCGGTTCACGCCCGAGGTGCTGACGTACACCCTGCACGGCAGGAACATCAGCGAGGTGCTGGGGATGTCGGTGGCGGAGGCCTACGACTTCTTCACCTCCGGCCAGGCACGCGCCATTCTCGGCCGGCTGCGCGATGTGGGGCTCGGCTACCTCCGGCTGGGCCAGCCGCTGAACACCCTGTCCGGCGGCGAGCGCCAGCGTCTCAAGCTCGCCATCCACATGGCGGAGAAGGCTGCGACGTACGTCCTGGACGAGCCGACCACCGGTCTGCACATGGCTGACGTGGACCAGCTGCTCGCGCTGCTCGACAGGCTGGTCGACGCGGGCAACACGGTGATCGTCATCGAGCACCACCAGGCGGTGATGGCCCACGCGGACTGGATCGTCGACCTCGGCCCCGGGGCCGGGCACGACGGCGGCCGCGTGGTCTTCGAGGGGACGCCCGCCGACCTGGTCGCCGACGGCGGCACCCTCACGGCACGCCATCTCCGGGAGTACGTCGGGGGGTGA
- a CDS encoding oxidoreductase, with the protein MPSSSETISETTPGTTPGTINASASGTWKLGDLTVNRLGFGSMRLPQNGTAFADGSPRDRGQALRVLRRAVELGVNHIDTAAFYFSPLRSANELINSALAPYADDLVITTKVGPGRDPSGTWVWATPEQLRGQVEENLRQLGRDHLDVVNLRLSTNQASASVADHFGALAELRDAGLIRHLGISNVSPDQLTEARTIAPVVCVQNAYGIDSPADHHAFLRSCGEQGIAFVPFFAIAGAGREEGTNGAQSEAVLTVARTHGATPAQVRLAWTLHQGPHVLAIPGTGDPDHLTENVAAGALRLTAEDLALLAR; encoded by the coding sequence ATGCCCTCATCATCGGAAACGATCTCGGAAACGACCCCGGGAACGACCCCGGGAACGATCAACGCATCGGCGTCCGGCACCTGGAAGCTCGGCGACCTGACGGTCAACCGCCTCGGATTCGGCTCCATGCGCCTCCCCCAGAACGGCACGGCGTTCGCCGACGGATCCCCCCGCGACCGGGGCCAGGCCCTGCGCGTCCTGCGCCGCGCCGTCGAGCTCGGCGTGAACCACATCGACACCGCTGCCTTCTACTTCTCACCGCTTCGCTCCGCCAACGAGCTCATCAACAGCGCACTCGCCCCGTACGCCGACGACCTGGTCATCACCACCAAGGTCGGCCCCGGACGCGACCCCTCCGGCACATGGGTGTGGGCCACTCCGGAGCAACTGCGCGGCCAGGTCGAGGAAAATCTGCGCCAGCTCGGCCGCGACCACCTGGACGTGGTGAACCTGCGCCTCTCGACGAACCAGGCCTCCGCATCCGTCGCCGACCACTTCGGCGCCCTCGCCGAACTCCGCGACGCAGGGCTCATCCGCCACCTCGGCATCTCCAACGTCTCACCGGACCAGCTCACCGAGGCCCGGACCATCGCACCCGTGGTCTGTGTACAGAACGCGTACGGCATCGACTCCCCGGCCGACCACCACGCGTTCCTGCGCTCCTGCGGCGAACAGGGCATCGCCTTCGTGCCGTTCTTCGCGATCGCCGGCGCCGGGCGCGAGGAAGGGACGAACGGGGCACAGAGCGAGGCCGTACTGACCGTGGCCCGCACCCACGGGGCGACGCCCGCACAGGTGCGGCTGGCCTGGACGCTCCACCAGGGGCCGCACGTCCTGGCCATCCCCGGCACCGGCGACCCGGACCACCTCACCGAGAACGTGGCCGCCGGCGCACTACGGCTCACCGCCGAGGACCTGGCCCTCCTCGCGCGATGA